From Pseudomonas sp. B21-028, one genomic window encodes:
- a CDS encoding TatD family hydrolase, which yields MQLIDIGVNLTNPSFAGKHQAVLERAYEAGVCQLVLTGTSIEGSEQALELCQQLDESGDRLFSTAGIHPHSASDWTADSARHLKDLLKQSRVRAVGECGLDFNRDFSPRPQQEKVLEEHLALAAELQLPVFLHERDADQRLLEILRDFRDRLPAAVVHCFTGEKKALFNYLDLDLHIGITGWICDERRGTHLHPLVREIPRGRLMLESDAPYLLPRTLRPKPKNGRNEPAYLTEVLREIALHRGETQEDLASHSTACARAFFGLPTIS from the coding sequence ATGCAACTCATCGATATCGGCGTCAACCTGACCAACCCCAGTTTCGCCGGTAAACACCAGGCGGTGCTTGAGCGCGCCTATGAAGCTGGGGTCTGCCAACTGGTCCTGACCGGCACCAGCATCGAAGGCAGCGAACAGGCGCTGGAGCTATGCCAACAGCTGGATGAGAGCGGTGACCGCCTGTTCTCCACCGCCGGCATCCACCCCCACAGCGCCAGCGACTGGACCGCCGACAGCGCCCGGCATCTCAAGGACCTGCTCAAGCAAAGCCGCGTCCGTGCCGTGGGAGAATGCGGACTGGATTTCAACCGGGACTTCTCCCCTCGCCCACAACAGGAGAAAGTCCTGGAAGAACACCTCGCCCTGGCGGCGGAACTGCAACTTCCGGTCTTTCTTCACGAACGCGACGCCGACCAGCGCTTGCTGGAGATCCTGCGGGATTTCCGCGACCGTCTGCCGGCCGCGGTGGTGCATTGCTTTACCGGCGAGAAGAAAGCGTTGTTCAACTACCTCGACCTGGACCTGCACATCGGTATCACCGGCTGGATCTGCGATGAACGCCGCGGCACGCATTTGCATCCGCTGGTACGCGAGATCCCTCGCGGCCGGCTGATGCTCGAAAGCGATGCTCCCTACCTCCTGCCCCGCACCCTGCGTCCCAAACCCAAGAACGGTCGCAACGAGCCGGCCTACCTGACGGAAGTCTTGCGGGAAATCGCCTTGCATCGGGGCGAAACCCAGGAAGACCTGGCGTCTCATAGCACGGCATGTGCGCGGGCGTTTTTCGGGTTGCCCACGATCTCCTGA
- a CDS encoding transglycosylase SLT domain-containing protein, with protein sequence MTRPQVLLLLCCSLLLPMPAEARLPGPVQAVAPGTVRDLAQIRSSRVLKVLVNQSRNSSGEVQGQPIGVEYHRLRAFEQYLNGHARDGQEITLKIIPKAKDQLLGALQRGEGDLVAPGELLEPLASHAVSASDPIRSGVPLMLVGIKGEKRYTRVEQLSGKTLALPTGSAAGDAVGQINQKLALLKLSPVKIEWVDPTLAVEDVLEMVQGGIFHLTIVEQPIAERWGKILPKLRFDRQLLIGEPDNEHWFVRRDAAMLRASINGFLTTYKTPSNEDAAFLRIYRRLYQVHYPLGRADRQRLEKLRPVLQKYAEAQGMDWLNLAALAFKESALQPRARSGSGPTGLMQITPAAANRVGVGNIQNLDANVQAGAKYLAMIRRKFFSSPKLNERERMAFVLAAYNMGPERVQGMRAEARRRGLNPNQWFFQVERIAMEQVGMGAVSYVNSVNKYYLAFDRERESLEPKDKVALRK encoded by the coding sequence ATGACACGTCCCCAGGTGTTGCTACTGCTGTGTTGTTCGCTGTTGCTGCCGATGCCGGCCGAGGCACGCCTGCCTGGGCCGGTGCAGGCAGTGGCGCCGGGTACGGTGCGTGACTTGGCGCAGATCCGCAGCAGTCGCGTACTGAAAGTATTGGTCAACCAAAGCCGCAACAGTTCCGGGGAAGTCCAGGGGCAACCCATCGGCGTCGAATACCATCGGTTGCGGGCGTTCGAACAATACCTCAACGGCCATGCCCGGGATGGCCAGGAAATCACCCTCAAAATCATTCCCAAGGCCAAGGACCAACTGCTCGGTGCCTTGCAGCGCGGAGAGGGCGACCTTGTGGCGCCGGGGGAGTTGCTCGAGCCCCTGGCCAGTCATGCGGTCAGTGCCAGCGATCCAATCCGCAGCGGCGTGCCGCTGATGCTGGTGGGCATCAAAGGGGAGAAACGCTACACGCGGGTGGAGCAGCTGTCCGGCAAGACCCTGGCCTTGCCCACCGGCAGTGCGGCGGGGGACGCGGTGGGCCAGATCAATCAGAAGCTGGCGCTGCTCAAGTTATCGCCGGTGAAGATCGAATGGGTCGACCCCACCCTGGCGGTGGAGGATGTACTGGAAATGGTCCAGGGCGGAATTTTCCATCTGACCATTGTCGAGCAACCTATCGCCGAGCGCTGGGGCAAGATCCTGCCCAAGCTGCGCTTCGACCGGCAGCTGTTGATCGGTGAGCCGGATAACGAGCACTGGTTCGTTCGCCGCGACGCCGCCATGCTGCGGGCGAGCATCAACGGCTTCCTGACGACCTACAAGACACCGTCCAACGAGGACGCCGCTTTCCTGCGCATCTACCGCCGTTTATACCAAGTCCATTATCCGCTGGGCCGGGCCGACCGCCAGCGGCTGGAGAAGCTGCGTCCGGTGTTGCAAAAATACGCCGAGGCCCAGGGTATGGACTGGCTCAACCTGGCGGCCCTGGCCTTCAAGGAGTCCGCCCTGCAACCCCGCGCCCGCAGCGGTAGCGGCCCCACCGGGCTGATGCAGATCACTCCGGCGGCGGCCAATCGGGTCGGGGTTGGCAACATCCAGAACCTGGACGCCAATGTCCAGGCCGGCGCCAAATACCTGGCCATGATCCGCCGCAAGTTTTTCTCCAGCCCCAAACTCAACGAGCGCGAACGCATGGCTTTTGTGCTGGCCGCCTACAACATGGGGCCCGAGCGCGTCCAGGGCATGCGTGCCGAGGCCCGGCGGCGAGGATTGAATCCCAACCAATGGTTTTTCCAGGTCGAACGCATTGCCATGGAGCAGGTAGGAATGGGCGCCGTCAGCTACGTTAATAGTGTGAACAAATACTATCTGGCGTTTGATCGGGAGCGGGAGTCGCTGGAGCCGAAGGACAAGGTTGCATTGCGCAAGTGA
- a CDS encoding DoxX family protein: MSSFINKILFTRAGYGLTVLRIAVGVIFAAHGSQKLFGLFGGYGLAGTAQWMESVGLTPGYVMAMLAGGTEFFAGLALIVGLLARPAALGLAFLSLVAIFSVHIGNGLFMANNGYEFALALLAASIAVLIEGAGKLSIDRAIAG, encoded by the coding sequence ATGAGCTCCTTCATCAACAAAATCCTGTTTACCCGTGCCGGCTACGGCCTGACCGTCCTGCGCATCGCGGTCGGTGTCATTTTCGCTGCTCACGGCTCGCAGAAACTCTTCGGTCTGTTCGGTGGCTACGGGCTGGCGGGGACCGCGCAGTGGATGGAAAGCGTCGGCCTGACACCCGGCTACGTGATGGCCATGTTGGCCGGTGGCACCGAGTTTTTTGCCGGGCTGGCCTTGATCGTGGGCTTGCTGGCTCGCCCAGCGGCATTGGGGCTGGCCTTCCTGTCCCTGGTGGCCATTTTCTCCGTGCACATTGGCAACGGCCTGTTCATGGCGAACAATGGTTATGAATTTGCCCTGGCGTTGCTGGCCGCGAGCATTGCGGTGTTGATCGAGGGGGCAGGCAAGCTGTCGATCGATCGGGCCATCGCTGGCTGA
- a CDS encoding class I SAM-dependent methyltransferase yields the protein MNAPSPLVRLAPITASLLQRNPKILLGGTHQPTLLRYLDGWPRRSHGPAAFLIQFVEDGESLARFASDSFDLAVIQSPSAADAPEMIRQLTRVARQGLITRR from the coding sequence ATGAACGCACCCAGCCCCCTTGTACGTCTTGCGCCGATTACGGCGAGCCTTCTGCAGCGCAATCCAAAAATCCTTTTGGGCGGTACCCATCAGCCAACGCTGTTGCGTTATCTCGACGGCTGGCCGCGGCGCAGCCACGGGCCCGCTGCGTTCCTGATCCAGTTTGTTGAAGATGGCGAATCCCTGGCACGTTTCGCCAGCGACAGCTTCGACCTGGCGGTCATTCAATCCCCCAGTGCGGCGGATGCTCCTGAAATGATCCGGCAATTGACCCGTGTGGCGCGGCAAGGGCTGATCACCCGGCGTTGA
- the greB gene encoding transcription elongation factor GreB, producing the protein MSRYRPPRTAGTALITPEGEARMRAEFHELWHVRRPQVTQAVSEAAAQGDRSENAEYTYGKKMLREIDSRVRFLTKRLEALKVVSDKPSDPNKVYFGAWVTVEDEDGNEARYRIVGPDELDLKQNLISIDSPLARALIGKALDAEVRVQTPTGEKLVYVVDITYP; encoded by the coding sequence ATGAGCCGTTATCGCCCACCTCGCACCGCTGGCACCGCGCTGATCACCCCCGAGGGCGAGGCGCGGATGCGCGCCGAATTCCATGAGCTTTGGCATGTGCGCCGCCCCCAGGTGACCCAGGCTGTCAGCGAGGCGGCGGCCCAGGGTGATCGTTCGGAAAATGCCGAGTACACCTACGGCAAGAAAATGCTGCGGGAAATCGACAGCCGCGTCCGCTTCCTCACCAAGCGCCTCGAAGCACTCAAAGTCGTCAGTGACAAACCCAGCGACCCCAACAAGGTGTATTTCGGTGCATGGGTCACGGTCGAGGACGAGGACGGTAACGAGGCCCGCTATCGCATCGTCGGGCCCGACGAGCTGGATTTGAAGCAGAACCTGATCAGCATCGATTCGCCGCTGGCGCGGGCACTGATTGGCAAGGCGCTGGACGCTGAAGTCAGGGTGCAGACACCGACAGGCGAGAAGCTGGTCTATGTCGTGGATATCACGTATCCATGA
- a CDS encoding ABC transporter permease, whose product MARLPLLRLFSLAVRQLLRDARAGELRVLFFALLVAVAASTAIGYFGARLNGAMMLRATEFLGADLLLEGSSPARHEQIRSGTELGLEHALVVEFSSVVATDNGIQLSSVKAVDDLYPLRGELKSAPSPFAPEEPGGRPNPGEAWVEARLLTALDLKIGDSIDVGNTTLRLSRVLTYEPDRAGNFYSLTPRVMINLKDLEATGVVQPGSRVSYRDLWRGPASALQTYRDLIKPGLEANQRLQDARDGNRQIGGALGKAERYLNMASLVAVLLSGVAVALSANRFATRRFDASALLRCLGLSRRETMVLFSLQLTVLGLLASLSGALLGWIAQLGLFALLHDLLPATVPPGGLLPAIAGVGTGLVALAGFALPPLAALGRVPPLRVLRRDMLPIPSSTWVVYGAALGALGLIMWRLSLDLVLTFALLGGGVVAALVLGGLLLLLLQSLRRMLARASLPWRLGLGQLLRHPLAAAGQALAFGLILLSMALIALLRGELLDTWQNQLPKNAPNYFALNILPNDKQAFTDKLLQLSAHSAPLYPVVPGRLISINGEPAREFVTKDSAGDRALQRDLSLTWAADLPEGNVVTAGNWWPQQPPDDIPGVSVEGKVAENLQIKLGDRLVFSVGGVNREAKVTSLREINWDNFQPNFFMIFQPGTLKDLPATYLTSFYLAAGHDQQIVDLSRAFPAVTILQVEALLQQLRSILAQVTLAVEYVLLFVLAAGMAVLFSGLQATLDERIRQGALLRALGAERPLLVKARRIEFGLLGAVSGLLAALGSELVSLVLYRFAFDLPWHPHPWLLVLPLAGALLIGAAGVFGTRRALNASPLTVLREG is encoded by the coding sequence ATGGCACGCTTGCCGCTGTTGCGCCTGTTCAGTCTCGCAGTCCGTCAATTGCTGCGCGACGCCCGCGCCGGCGAGTTGCGTGTGTTGTTCTTCGCCTTGTTGGTCGCCGTGGCGGCCAGCACCGCCATCGGCTACTTCGGCGCCCGGCTCAACGGCGCGATGATGCTGCGCGCCACCGAATTCCTCGGCGCGGACCTGTTGCTTGAAGGCAGCTCGCCTGCCCGCCACGAGCAGATCCGCAGCGGCACCGAGCTGGGCCTGGAGCATGCCCTTGTGGTGGAGTTCTCCAGCGTCGTCGCCACCGACAACGGCATCCAGCTCTCCAGCGTCAAGGCTGTCGACGATCTCTACCCGCTGCGCGGCGAGCTGAAGAGCGCCCCTTCCCCCTTCGCCCCGGAAGAGCCCGGCGGACGACCGAACCCGGGCGAGGCATGGGTCGAAGCCCGGCTGCTGACGGCACTGGACCTGAAGATCGGCGACAGCATCGACGTCGGCAATACCACCTTGCGCCTGAGTCGGGTGCTGACTTACGAGCCGGATCGCGCCGGCAATTTCTACAGCCTCACGCCCCGGGTCATGATCAACCTCAAGGATCTGGAAGCCACCGGCGTGGTGCAGCCCGGCAGCCGCGTCAGCTATCGCGATCTCTGGCGAGGCCCGGCGTCCGCCCTGCAAACCTATCGCGACCTGATCAAGCCGGGCCTGGAAGCCAACCAGCGCCTGCAGGATGCCCGCGACGGCAACCGGCAGATCGGTGGCGCCCTGGGCAAAGCCGAGCGCTATCTGAACATGGCCAGCCTGGTGGCGGTGCTGTTGTCCGGCGTCGCAGTCGCGCTCTCCGCCAACCGTTTCGCTACCCGGCGCTTCGATGCCAGTGCACTGCTGCGCTGCCTGGGCCTGTCACGACGAGAAACCATGGTGCTGTTCAGCCTGCAACTGACGGTACTGGGACTGCTGGCGAGCCTCAGCGGCGCCCTGCTCGGCTGGATCGCTCAACTGGGACTGTTCGCCTTGCTGCATGACCTGCTACCCGCCACGGTACCGCCCGGCGGTCTGCTACCGGCAATCGCCGGGGTCGGCACCGGGCTGGTGGCGCTCGCGGGGTTCGCCCTGCCGCCCCTGGCCGCGTTGGGGCGGGTGCCACCGTTGCGCGTATTGCGCCGGGACATGCTGCCCATTCCTTCCAGTACCTGGGTGGTCTATGGGGCCGCGCTGGGCGCTCTTGGCCTGATCATGTGGCGCCTGAGCCTGGACCTGGTGCTGACCTTCGCCCTGCTCGGCGGCGGTGTCGTCGCCGCACTGGTGCTCGGCGGCCTGCTGTTGCTGCTGCTTCAGAGCCTGCGCCGGATGCTCGCCCGCGCGTCCCTGCCCTGGCGGCTGGGGCTCGGCCAGCTGTTGCGCCATCCCCTGGCCGCGGCCGGCCAGGCATTGGCATTCGGCCTGATCCTGTTGTCCATGGCGTTGATCGCACTGTTGCGCGGCGAGTTGCTGGATACCTGGCAGAACCAGCTGCCGAAAAATGCCCCCAACTACTTCGCCCTGAACATCCTGCCCAATGACAAGCAGGCCTTCACCGACAAGCTGTTGCAGTTGTCGGCGCATTCGGCCCCGCTCTATCCCGTGGTACCGGGACGCCTCATCAGCATCAATGGCGAACCGGCCAGGGAGTTCGTCACCAAGGACTCGGCCGGGGACCGGGCACTGCAGCGCGACCTGAGTCTGACCTGGGCCGCGGACCTGCCGGAAGGAAACGTCGTCACCGCCGGGAACTGGTGGCCGCAGCAGCCACCAGACGATATACCGGGGGTGTCGGTGGAAGGCAAAGTGGCCGAGAACCTGCAGATCAAACTGGGCGACCGGCTGGTGTTCAGTGTCGGGGGCGTCAATCGCGAAGCGAAGGTCACCAGCCTGCGGGAGATCAACTGGGACAACTTCCAGCCCAACTTCTTCATGATCTTCCAACCCGGCACCCTGAAGGACCTGCCGGCCACTTACCTCACCAGCTTCTATCTGGCCGCCGGTCACGACCAGCAGATTGTCGATCTGTCCCGGGCCTTCCCGGCGGTGACGATCCTGCAGGTCGAAGCCTTGCTGCAACAACTGCGCAGCATTCTGGCCCAGGTGACCCTGGCCGTGGAGTACGTGCTGCTGTTTGTGCTGGCGGCGGGCATGGCCGTGCTGTTCTCCGGCCTGCAGGCCACTCTTGATGAACGGATTCGCCAAGGCGCGTTACTGCGAGCCCTGGGGGCCGAACGTCCCTTGCTGGTCAAGGCCCGACGCATCGAGTTCGGTCTGTTGGGTGCGGTCAGCGGGTTGCTGGCGGCCCTGGGGTCGGAACTGGTCAGCCTGGTGCTCTACCGCTTTGCCTTCGACTTGCCCTGGCATCCGCATCCATGGTTGCTGGTGTTGCCGCTGGCAGGCGCGTTGCTGATCGGCGCAGCGGGAGTGTTCGGCACCCGGCGGGCGCTCAACGCCAGCCCGCTGACAGTGTTGCGCGAGGGTTGA
- a CDS encoding ABC transporter ATP-binding protein produces the protein MGSSILTAKDLSKVVPSAEGELTILHELSLELNKGDSLAIVGASGSGKSTLLGLLAGLDLPSSGEVTLAGQSLGTLDEDQRARIRAEHVGFVFQSFQLLDSLNALENVMLPLELDGRKDARERATELLQRVGLGQRLTHSPRQLSGGEQQRVAIARAFAAEPDVLFADEPTGNLDSHTGERISDLLFELNKESGTTLVLVTHDERLAHRCRRLIRLEAGQMVAPLEP, from the coding sequence ATGGGCTCAAGCATTCTCACCGCGAAGGACCTTAGCAAAGTGGTTCCCAGCGCGGAAGGTGAACTGACCATCCTGCACGAACTCAGCCTGGAACTGAACAAGGGCGACAGCCTGGCCATTGTCGGTGCGTCCGGTTCCGGCAAATCCACCCTCCTGGGCCTGCTGGCCGGCCTGGACCTGCCCAGCAGCGGTGAAGTGACCCTCGCCGGGCAGTCCCTCGGTACATTGGATGAAGACCAGCGGGCGCGGATCCGCGCCGAGCACGTCGGCTTCGTCTTCCAGTCGTTCCAACTGCTCGACAGCCTCAATGCGCTGGAAAACGTCATGCTGCCGCTGGAGCTGGACGGTCGCAAGGATGCCCGCGAACGCGCCACCGAGCTGTTGCAACGGGTCGGCCTGGGCCAGCGCCTGACCCACTCGCCACGCCAGCTCTCCGGTGGCGAACAGCAGCGCGTGGCAATTGCCCGTGCCTTCGCCGCCGAGCCCGACGTGCTCTTCGCCGACGAACCCACCGGTAACCTTGACAGCCACACCGGCGAGCGCATCAGCGATCTCTTGTTCGAACTGAACAAGGAAAGCGGCACGACCCTGGTGCTGGTCACCCATGACGAACGCCTGGCCCATCGTTGCCGGCGCTTGATCCGACTTGAAGCCGGCCAGATGGTCGCGCCCCTGGAGCCTTGA
- a CDS encoding arylesterase has translation MRVWFLSAGLALMCMVQNAAAGTVLIVGDSISAAFGLDTRQGWVSLLEQRLKTEGFDDKVVNASISGDTSAGGQARLPALLAAHKPDLVILELGGNDGLRGQPPTQLQQNLAAMIDSARASGAKVLLLGMQLPPNYGRRYTDAFAKVYSTLADEKKVPLVPFFLQDVGGVPGMMQGDGLHPSVAAQGKLLENVWPTLKPLL, from the coding sequence ATGCGTGTGTGGTTTTTGAGTGCCGGCCTGGCCTTGATGTGCATGGTCCAGAACGCAGCGGCGGGTACAGTCCTGATCGTTGGCGATAGTATCAGCGCGGCTTTCGGCCTGGATACCCGGCAAGGCTGGGTGTCGTTGCTCGAGCAACGGCTCAAAACCGAGGGTTTTGACGACAAAGTGGTCAATGCGTCCATCAGTGGCGACACCAGCGCGGGAGGCCAGGCGCGGCTGCCGGCGCTGCTTGCAGCCCATAAGCCGGACCTGGTGATCCTGGAGTTGGGCGGCAACGATGGCTTGCGCGGACAGCCGCCAACACAATTGCAACAAAACCTTGCAGCGATGATCGACAGCGCCCGCGCCAGCGGTGCGAAGGTGCTGCTGCTGGGCATGCAACTGCCGCCCAACTACGGCCGGCGCTACACCGATGCCTTCGCCAAGGTCTACAGCACCCTGGCCGATGAGAAAAAAGTGCCGTTGGTGCCGTTTTTCCTCCAGGACGTCGGTGGGGTTCCGGGGATGATGCAGGGCGACGGATTGCACCCGTCCGTCGCGGCCCAGGGCAAGTTGCTGGAAAATGTCTGGCCGACACTGAAACCGCTGCTTTGA
- a CDS encoding L,D-transpeptidase family protein, with protein sequence MLLRLPAVARCLSLAALCMAGPVAALELPLPPPGEDIVGQVQVIKAKYEDTFADLGTTYDLGYAEMVAANPGVDPWLPGAGTEIVLPTRFILPSGPREGIVINLAEYRLYYFPKGKNVVYTFPLGIGREGWGSPIAHTSIIAKTPNPSWTPPASIRAEHAADGDPLPSVVPAGPDNPLGPFKFTLGTPGYLIHGSNKKFGIGTRTSHGCFRMFNNNVLEMAGMVPVGTSVRIINDPYKLGLSGGKVYLEAHTPLDDKGNPSVVDKHTAVINAMLKREDITSNLRMDWNVVRDVVAAEDGLPVEIAVPNASTPMVSSAPIDLQQ encoded by the coding sequence ATGTTGCTGCGCTTGCCTGCCGTCGCCCGCTGCCTGTCTCTTGCCGCCCTGTGTATGGCGGGGCCCGTTGCTGCACTGGAGCTGCCTCTGCCGCCGCCGGGTGAGGACATCGTCGGCCAGGTGCAAGTGATCAAGGCCAAATACGAAGACACCTTCGCCGACCTGGGCACGACCTATGACCTGGGCTACGCCGAGATGGTCGCCGCCAACCCGGGCGTCGACCCCTGGTTGCCGGGAGCCGGCACGGAGATTGTGTTGCCGACCCGCTTCATCCTGCCGTCAGGTCCGCGCGAAGGCATCGTGATCAACCTTGCCGAGTACCGCCTCTACTACTTCCCCAAGGGCAAGAACGTGGTCTACACCTTCCCGCTGGGGATCGGTCGTGAGGGCTGGGGTTCGCCAATCGCCCACACGAGCATCATTGCCAAGACGCCGAACCCGAGTTGGACCCCGCCAGCGTCGATCAGGGCCGAGCATGCCGCTGACGGCGACCCGTTGCCAAGCGTGGTCCCGGCGGGACCCGATAACCCGTTGGGACCATTCAAATTCACTCTGGGCACCCCGGGCTACCTGATCCATGGCTCGAACAAGAAATTCGGCATCGGCACGCGTACCAGTCATGGTTGCTTCCGTATGTTCAACAACAACGTACTGGAGATGGCCGGCATGGTACCGGTGGGTACGTCGGTGCGCATCATCAACGACCCCTACAAACTGGGCTTGAGCGGTGGAAAGGTCTACCTGGAAGCTCATACACCGTTGGACGACAAGGGCAACCCGTCGGTGGTGGACAAGCACACCGCGGTGATCAATGCGATGCTCAAGCGTGAAGACATTACCAGCAATCTGCGCATGGACTGGAACGTGGTACGTGACGTGGTGGCCGCCGAAGATGGCCTGCCGGTCGAGATCGCCGTTCCGAATGCTTCGACGCCGATGGTGTCGAGCGCACCGATCGACTTGCAGCAGTAA
- the oprI gene encoding outer membrane lipoprotei OprI, which yields MNNVLKFSALALAAVLATGCSSASKETEARLTATEDAAARAQARADEAYRKADEALAAAQKAQQTADEANERALRMLEKSSRK from the coding sequence ATGAACAACGTTCTGAAATTCTCTGCTCTGGCCCTGGCCGCAGTTCTGGCTACCGGTTGCAGCAGCGCATCGAAAGAAACCGAAGCACGTCTGACTGCTACCGAAGACGCAGCAGCTCGCGCCCAAGCTCGTGCAGACGAAGCTTACCGTAAAGCTGATGAAGCTCTGGCTGCTGCTCAAAAAGCACAACAGACTGCTGACGAAGCTAACGAGCGCGCTCTGCGCATGCTGGAAAAATCCAGCCGCAAGTAA
- a CDS encoding GNAT family N-acetyltransferase → MSEALSIHHDQAGHQFETTVDGHRAYLTYMDLGKQTLDIYRTFVPNALRGRGIAAALTEKALQYAEDMGYTVIPSCSYVERYMERHQRHAAKL, encoded by the coding sequence ATGAGCGAGGCGTTGTCCATCCACCATGACCAGGCTGGTCATCAGTTCGAGACCACTGTGGACGGTCATCGTGCCTATCTGACCTATATGGACCTGGGCAAACAGACCCTGGACATCTATCGGACGTTCGTGCCCAACGCCCTGCGCGGCAGAGGGATTGCGGCGGCACTGACCGAAAAGGCGTTGCAGTACGCCGAAGACATGGGCTACACGGTGATCCCGTCCTGCTCCTACGTGGAGCGCTACATGGAACGTCACCAGCGGCACGCGGCGAAGCTCTGA
- a CDS encoding 3-deoxy-7-phosphoheptulonate synthase, protein MADLPINDLNVASNETLITPDQLKRDIPLSDAALRTVTKGREVIRNILDGTDHRLFVVIGPCSIHDIKAAHEYAERLKVLAAEVSDTLYLVMRVYFEKPRTTVGWKGLINDPYLDDSFKIQDGLHIGRQLLLDLAEMGLPTATEALDPISPQYLQDLISWSAIGARTTESQTHREMASGLSSAVGFKNGTDGGLTVAINALQSVSSPHRFLGINQEGGVSIVTTKGNAYGHVVLRGGNGKPNYDSVSVALCEQALNKAKIKPNIMVDCSHANSNKDPALQPLVMENVANQILEGNQSIIGLMVESHLNWGCQAIPKDLADLQYGVSITDACIDWSATENTLRSMHAKLKDVLPKRQRG, encoded by the coding sequence ATGGCTGATTTACCGATCAATGACCTTAACGTCGCCTCCAACGAGACCCTCATCACGCCTGACCAGCTCAAGCGCGATATCCCCCTGAGCGACGCTGCCCTGCGCACCGTGACCAAGGGGCGGGAAGTCATCCGCAACATTCTCGACGGCACCGACCATCGCCTGTTCGTGGTTATCGGGCCCTGCTCGATCCATGACATCAAGGCCGCCCACGAATACGCCGAGCGCCTGAAAGTGCTGGCGGCGGAAGTTTCCGACACACTGTATCTGGTCATGCGGGTATATTTCGAGAAACCCCGGACCACCGTCGGCTGGAAAGGCCTGATCAACGACCCGTACCTGGATGACTCGTTCAAGATCCAGGACGGTCTGCACATCGGTCGCCAACTGCTGCTGGACCTGGCCGAAATGGGCCTGCCCACCGCGACCGAAGCCCTGGACCCGATCTCCCCGCAATACCTGCAGGACCTGATCAGCTGGTCCGCCATCGGCGCGCGCACCACCGAATCCCAGACCCACCGCGAGATGGCCTCCGGCCTGTCTTCGGCCGTGGGCTTCAAGAATGGCACTGACGGCGGCCTCACCGTCGCCATCAACGCCCTGCAATCGGTTTCCAGCCCTCACCGCTTCCTCGGCATCAACCAGGAAGGCGGCGTGTCGATCGTCACCACCAAGGGCAACGCCTACGGTCACGTGGTGCTGCGCGGCGGCAACGGCAAGCCCAACTACGACTCGGTCAGTGTTGCCCTGTGCGAACAGGCGCTGAACAAGGCGAAGATCAAGCCGAACATCATGGTCGACTGCAGCCACGCCAACTCCAACAAGGACCCGGCACTGCAACCCCTGGTGATGGAGAACGTGGCCAATCAGATTCTGGAAGGCAATCAGTCGATTATCGGCCTGATGGTCGAGAGCCACCTGAACTGGGGCTGCCAGGCGATCCCGAAAGACCTCGCCGACTTGCAGTACGGCGTCTCCATCACCGATGCCTGCATCGACTGGAGCGCGACCGAGAACACCCTGCGCAGCATGCACGCCAAACTCAAGGATGTGCTGCCAAAGCGTCAGCGCGGCTGA